A region from the Lutra lutra chromosome 1, mLutLut1.2, whole genome shotgun sequence genome encodes:
- the ZNF660 gene encoding zinc finger protein 660 gives MRRKTRSFRHKIVKDNKTLTEVSEYEYEKDGSECLDPATNMRIQAEKKQYICTECGKAFSQSANLTVHERIHTGEKPYKCKECGKAFSHSSNLVVHRRIHTGLKPYTCSECGKSFSGKSHLIRHQGIHSGEKTYECKECGKAFSRSSGLISHHRVHTGEKPYTCIECGKAFSRSSNLTQHQRMHKGKKVYKCKECGKTCVSNTKIMDHQRIHTGEKPYECDECGKAFILRKTLSEHQRLHRREKPYKCNECGKAFTSNRNLVDHQRVHTGEKPYKCNECGKTFRQTSQVILHLRTHTKEKPFKCSECGKAYRYSSQLLQHQRKHNEEKETS, from the coding sequence atgaggagaaagacaAGAAGCTTCAGGCATAAGATAGTTAAAGACAATAAAACACTTACAGAAGTGAGTGAGTATGAATATGAAAAAGATGGTAGTGAGTGCTTGGATCCTGCAACAAATATGAGAATTCAGGCTGAAAAGAAACAGTATATATGTActgagtgtgggaaagcctttagtCAGAGTGCAAATCTTACAGTACATGAGAGAatccacacaggagagaaaccctataagTGTAAGgagtgtggaaaagccttcagtcATAGCTCCAACCTTGTTGTACATCGGAGAATCCACACTGGACTGAAGCCCTACacatgcagtgaatgtgggaaatctttcaGTGGTAAGTCTCACCTCATTCGGCACCAGGGAATCCATAGTGGGGAGAAAACTTATGAATGTAAggagtgtgggaaagcctttagtCGGAGTTCAGGTCTTATTTCACATCATAGAGTTCATACTGGGGAGAAGCCCTACACTTGTATCGAGTGTGGAAAAGCCTTTAGCCGTAGTTCAAACCTTACTCAACATCAAAGaatgcacaaaggaaaaaaagtttacaaATGTAAGGAGTGTGGGAAAACATGTGTTTCTAATACAAAGATTATGGaccatcagagaattcacacagggGAGAAGCCTTATGAGTGTGATGAGtgtggaaaagctttcattttaagGAAGACCCTTAGTGAACATCAGAGACTTCACCGtagagagaaaccttacaaatgtaatgaatgtgggaaagcttttACTTCTAATCGAAACCTTGTTGATCATCagagagttcacactggagagaaaccttataaaTGTAACGAATGTGGAAAAACCTTCAGGCAGACTTCTCAAGTTATTCTACATTTGAGAACGCACACTAAGGAAAAGCCCTTTAAATGTAGTGAGTGTGGGAAAGCCTATCGTTACAGCTCACAGCTTCTTCAACACCAGAGAAAACAtaatgaggagaaagaaacatcataa